In Camelus bactrianus isolate YW-2024 breed Bactrian camel chromosome 5, ASM4877302v1, whole genome shotgun sequence, the DNA window AGACAGCGattggaggggctggggggtggatTTCTTTTGACCTTCATGAGCTGTTTCAACAGTGGCTTCCTTGAGGTTGACCTTGAGGCTGAGTTTTTCAAGGTGAActgaatgtttcttttaaaaatttgagggGGTGTGTGGTAGAACTCAGCGGtgcagcacatgcttagcgtgcacgaggtgctgggttccatccccagtccctccattcaaaacaaacaaacaaaagatttgAAAGCTGCTTTTAGAGCTGTGTGAGATGCAGTTTGATAGCTGGAAAAGTCCGAGTGGTCCCCGTGTGCATCTAGAAATGGGAAGAGAGGACACGAACCCCCGGGCGTCCCGAAACCCCCGACTGTGGATGGTTCGGCTGCCTGACGCAGAGCTCGCTCTTATTTGTTACAACTTAACTTCACCTTTGAACGTCAGTTCACCCCAGTGGCACCAGCAGCTGCTCTCACCTCTGAGATGGCTCTGCTGGGCGGACGTGCTGCTGCGATGGGCGCTCTGCCGCACAGACCTGGCAAAGGCTCCTGTGCCCTGTGCTTCCTcggtgtgtctctgtctctcggAGCGGGGTTGGGGGGAATGAGAACCTGTGTTTACGTTGTCTGTTAAGTGGTCACCACATCATGGGGTCCCTTCAATTTTCTCAATGGTCTTTTAGGAAGAGCCAATGAAGTGGAGGTGGAAAGTGGCATGGTGGAGAATGAGGGCAGAGGAGCAGTCTTGCAGAGCACTGGGCAAGAGCAGCGCAAAGAGGACCCAGTAAAGGACTGTGTGGACACAGAGGTGTTGCATCCTGGTGAAGGTGCCGAGGACCAGACAGCCTCTGAAGacagtgccccctccccaggaacaTTAGTAAATGTCAAGAATGAGGAACAGGGTGAGAGCCAAATAGAGAACACATCCCTCCTTGAAAACCCAGAGCAGGTGGAGTCCAGTGAGGTCATAGACACGCCAGGTGACAGGGCTGGTGCTTCCCTTGAGCAGTCCGGATGTCTTTGTGCACTGGATGATGGAATCCCGGGTCCTGGGATTGGGCAGGGTGGTGGTGATGCCCTGGAGATCAACAACCAAAGTAAAGAATCtgcagaaaaacaggaaaaagaaaaccaggaagATTGTCAAACCAACGTGGAGGAGATTAGCACAGAACCACGCCAGGAGTCTGCTCCTTTGCAAGTGTCTGAAGTTGAAGGGCAGAGCAGTGCAGACACCCATGAGCCAAGTGGGAGCCCCACAGAGGCTGTGCTAGAGGCAGGGCTCACTGGACTTGGGGAGCAGGTGGGCACAGTAGCGTCAGGTCCTCCAGGGTGCAGCGATGACACAGTGAGTTACTGTGAAAAATGTGTGGTCGATGCCACCAAAGAGTTGGACCCAAGCATAGGGCATGATGTAGAGAAAGAACCTGCCCGCCAGGAAGCGGCTGAGCCCCAAGAGGTCCCAGTTCCGAGCACAGAGGTAGGTGGGGAAAACAGTGAAGAGGACGGAAGGGAATCAAGGGATGAGGAACCAATGGAGATGGAAGTGCAAACCATTCCTCGttccccagcagccagcagcagtCCTCAGGTGGCACCAGGTCTGGAAACGGCAGCTGCCGACAGTGAAGCCCCAGCTGGGAGAGACCCCGACGGAGAGAAGGATGAGCAGCAGGGAGAGGCACTGGACTCATCCCAGAAGAAGgcaaagaacaagaaaaagaaaaacaagaagaaaaaatcacCAGTACCTGCAGAAACGAAAGACACTAAGAAAGAGTTTGCATTGCAGACCCCAGATTTAAGTGAAGGAAAAGAGGTAGAGCAGGGAAAACCCACTGACCAGAAACCAGCTGTCGAAGTGCAAAATGAAGTGACTGAAAACCCAGAACAGAGCATTGAGACAGGAAGCAACGAAGATGTGGATTGTCCAGGAGATCCTAAAATTGAGTCAGAGAGAAAATTTAGCCGAGATGATTCTGATGTAAACGCTGAGGCAGGGAGAGCAGTACCTGATGGAGACACAGTGGATTCCGAAGATGATGCAGTTCCATCATCAGGCACCAGTGCCAGTGACAAGGGATTGGGCCACGGTGTGGTAGGAGATGATGCTGAGGAAGACAGCGCCGCCCCCAGCAGGCCTCCGGGTCCAGAGAATGAAGTGCCTGGCCACGCCCTGCTCGAGGACCAAAGTCCCTCAAAGGATGCTAACGATGCCTCTCAAACAGAAGACACAGAAGGGCACATGACATCAGAAAGTCTAAGTCAGACGGGCAGGAAGGACCTAGATCACATTAGTCTAGAAAACGATGACTCCGCCCCCGCAGGCAAGTTGGGGGACTTCAGTTCAGAAAGCAGGGAAGAGATGAGAGGCCGAAACGGGAAGGGTAGGAGCAAAGAGGAGTGCTCTGTGTCGTAGGTCGGGGCGGGGTTTCAGGGAGGGACCATGGACTGCACGGCGAGTCCAGTGTGCGAGACTCCACTGCTGAGACTCTGAAGATGCTCTTGACTGATACAGACACCCCGATGACCATCAGCCGCCAGGCTAACTACTGCTTCAAGTTACAGACCGTGTAGGTTTATCCTGCATCATGAAGGTCATCACCCAGATGAGGAGGACACTTCTGTCACCAGTGTAAGTTCTAACGGAGAGCATCCCGGGAGCGTCACACAATAATGTATGCTGCCTATCTTTCTgcctaaaatcaaaataaaaatatttagcatcTGCCTGAAACTGATCTGAAAGTGGATATTCTTGACCAAGTGTATCAGCATCTCACTGAAATGACCAAATAGTACCCTGAGATTTCCACATTATGAGCATAAGGTAAATTGGTGTGTCTCATTGAAATATATGTGCTTTCATATTTGATTTTGACATGTATAATATAACCTGTagggtattttatttaaaaaaggataTAAACAGCCAAACAGCATAGAGGTCACTGAGTGATAAGATTTGCACCTTAGGACAACAATTAATCATGTTAGGGAGAGCAAATAAGCATCTAGGAACTTCTTACTTGCCTTTACCTCATAGAAGGATTTTATTGCAAACCAATACTTTTGGATCTCATTGTTGAGGATTCTTGAATCTTTTTGTAGGAGATTTTGCCTTCGTGCTGATTATGTACCAAAGTCATTttctacaaaaatttaaaagaagatttttttctggaagagataTATGTTGAAATTGCATTTCCTACTGCAATGTTTGGGTGGGAGaatcatttctaaaaatttttttaactttaaaattacttctctttctgtttgtctAATCACTATTCAATAGAGCAATATAAAAGAATACTCTTCTTGGACAAACTGCTGATTAGACTAGAGCAGGATAGTTTAATAGTAGAATCACTTTTGGTATTTTggtacaaatattttcatttgctgtTTTTACCATCTATTCTTACTGGAAATTTCTTGTTTTTATCTTCctgaacaaaatatatattttctatataaagaaacttttttttaaaaaatagttgtaaagtcagattttaaaaaattgtaaaatattaaaattacaagGGACTGTACAGTGTGAATGCTGTTGATACTTCACGAGATCACTTGAATTCATAGTATTGTCACATGATATATAATTAAATGCAAAAAGACCAAAACCTCAACAACATTTGATGCAAACATGTTATTATGTAACTGAAATaaaagcattttgtaattttACAAGCCTGTGATTTTGCTCTTTGTGCTGCTTGAATTCTGACTGTGGCTAACGTAAGACCTTTACAGTGGTGTCTACTTCTGGTGGCTAATTCCCAGTTGGGGTTCTGTGAAGGTCCCATTTGTCAGAAATGAATAACTTCTCTCTTGGCATCTAGACCGGGGCTAGTGTTGGCCCATCCTTGAGAAAATTAAGATCTTTCCTCCTAGAATCTACTGTGGTCTGTGGTTCTGATGAGGAGCCCAGCTGAGAAAGGTCTCCATTCTGTTGCTCTGCTCACGTGTGCCAATACTTTGAGTGTTTTGAAGAGTATActgaaaatatcaaataaatattgACTATTTCTGCATAAATGTCCTGACACAGAGATAATGAGGCTGATCAGCTCTCTCTGTTTGCGCCATGTCAAAAGAGGACCATGGTCCTGCCTGAGAGGCACGTCCGAGGGCTGCAGAGGGCTTTGCGTGGCTTTAGTTGATGCCTCTGACTTTAGAGAAGCTGCATTCATACTGGGCTATGCAACAGGAAATAGGTCCCATTCCTCCTTTCAAAGGCCTCTGGGGAAGTGATTCACCTACCAAGTGGTTAGATCATCAAACCATTTTaagttctttcctctctttcccgTGTTACTCACCAGCAGATTTAGGGCATGCTCATATACTTCACATCCCtcaagccagccagccagccgtCTCAACTGTTCAGTCCTTCGTTTAACTAGTAAATGTTGGTCGCTTCATGTAAGGAAGGTGCTGTGCCCGTGAACAAGCACAGGGGACCCAGCCTCTTGTGGGAGCAACTGCTGAGAATTGGGAAGTGAACAAA includes these proteins:
- the LRRFIP1 gene encoding leucine-rich repeat flightless-interacting protein 1 isoform X25; the protein is MKELERQQKEASDEDERMSVGSRGSLRSQPDLEYGGPYAWTNGYDGELYGSQSLNRRSGGNSSYSGDGRFSTLSSSREETLGLSCSDLGLPRRCFAPKPLSAQNGNRPLYPYSAARPAGSYRASVFPESSLGGARRGNACGSHTPSEPSGHLKSSSRSSSRASSARASPVVEERPEKDFTEKGSRSLPGLSAATLASLGGTSSWRGSGDTSISLDTEASIRELKELNELKDQIQDVEGKYMQGLKEMKDSLAEVEEKYKKAMVSNAQLDNEKTNFMYQVDTLKDTLLELEEQLAESRRQYEEKNKEFEREKHAHSVLQFQFAEVKEALKQREEMLEEIRQLQQKQESYSREISDLQETIEWKDKKIGALERQKEFFDSIRSERDDLREEVVMLKEELKKHGIILNSEIATNGETSDALNNVGYQGSPKMTKEELSALKATGDGTLGRANEVEVESGMVENEGRGAVLQSTGQEQRKEDPVKDCVDTEVLHPGEGAEDQTASEDSAPSPGTLVNVKNEEQGESQIENTSLLENPEQVESSEVIDTPGDRAGASLEQSGCLCALDDGIPGPGIGQGGGDALEINNQSKESAEKQEKENQEDCQTNVEEISTEPRQESAPLQVSEVEGQSSADTHEPSGSPTEAVLEAGLTGLGEQVGTVASGPPGCSDDTVSYCEKCVVDATKELDPSIGHDVEKEPARQEAAEPQEVPVPSTEVGGENSEEDGRESRDEEPMEMEVQTIPRSPAASSSPQVAPGLETAAADSEAPAGRDPDGEKDEQQGEALDSSQKKAKNKKKKNKKKKSPVPAETKDTKKEFALQTPDLSEGKEVEQGKPTDQKPAVEVQNEVTENPEQSIETGSNEDVDCPGDPKIESERKFSRDDSDVNAEAGRAVPDGDTVDSEDDAVPSSGTSASDKGLGHGVVGDDAEEDSAAPSRPPGPENEVPGHALLEDQSPSKDANDASQTEDTEGHMTSESLSQTGRKDLDHISLENDDSAPAGKLGDFSSESREEMRGRNGKGRSKEECSVS
- the LRRFIP1 gene encoding leucine-rich repeat flightless-interacting protein 1 isoform X31 — its product is MDMGTQGSGRKRLPNRERLTAEDDALNQIAREAEARLAAKRAARAEAREIRMKELERQQKEIYQVQKKYYGLDTKWGDIEQWMASDEDERMSVGSRGSLRNSSYSGDGRFSTLSSSREETLPSEPSGHLKSSSRSSSRASSARASPVVEERPEKDFTEKGSRSLPGLSAATLASLGGTSSWRGSGDTSISLDTEASIRELKELNELKDQIQDVEGKYMQGLKEMKDSLAEVEEKYKKAMVSNAQLDNEKTNFMYQVDTLKDTLLELEEQLAESRRQYEEKNKEFEREKHAHSVLQFQFAEVKEALKQREEMLEEIRQLQQKQESYSREISDLQETIEWKDKKIGALERQKEFFDSIRSERDDLREEVVMLKEELKKHGIILNSEIATNGETSDALNNVGYQGSPKMTKEELSALKATGDGTLGRANEVEVESGMVENEGRGAVLQSTGQEQRKEDPVKDCVDTEVLHPGEGAEDQTASEDSAPSPGTLVNVKNEEQGESQIENTSLLENPEQVESSEVIDTPGDRAGASLEQSGCLCALDDGIPGPGIGQGGGDALEINNQSKESAEKQEKENQEDCQTNVEEISTEPRQESAPLQVSEVEGQSSADTHEPSGSPTEAVLEAGLTGLGEQVGTVASGPPGCSDDTVSYCEKCVVDATKELDPSIGHDVEKEPARQEAAEPQEVPVPSTEVGGENSEEDGRESRDEEPMEMEVQTIPRSPAASSSPQVAPGLETAAADSEAPAGRDPDGEKDEQQGEALDSSQKKAKNKKKKNKKKKSPVPAETKDTKKEFALQTPDLSEGKEVEQGKPTDQKPAVEVQNEVTENPEQSIETGSNEDVDCPGDPKIESERKFSRDDSDVNAEAGRAVPDGDTVDSEDDAVPSSGTSASDKGLGHGVVGDDAEEDSAAPSRPPGPENEVPGHALLEDQSPSKDANDASQTEDTEGHMTSESLSQTGRKDLDHISLENDDSAPAGKLGDFSSESREEMRGRNGKGRSKEECSVS
- the LRRFIP1 gene encoding leucine-rich repeat flightless-interacting protein 1 isoform X27; this encodes MDMGTQGSGRKRLPNRERLTAEDDALNQIAREAEARLAAKRAARAEAREIRMKELERQQKEIYQVQKKYYGLDTKWGDIEQWMASDEDERMSVGSRGSLRPLYPYSAARPAGSYRASVFPESSLGGARRGNACGSHTPSEPSGHLKSSSRSSSRASSARASPVVEERPEKDFTEKGSRSLPGLSAATLASLGGTSSWRGSGDTSISLDTEASIRELKELNELKDQIQDVEGKYMQGLKEMKDSLAEVEEKYKKAMVSNAQLDNEKTNFMYQVDTLKDTLLELEEQLAESRRQYEEKNKEFEREKHAHSVLQFQFAEVKEALKQREEMLEEIRQLQQKQESYSREISDLQETIEWKDKKIGALERQKEFFDSIRSERDDLREEVVMLKEELKKHGIILNSEIATNGETSDALNNVGYQGSPKMTKEELSALKATGDGTLGRANEVEVESGMVENEGRGAVLQSTGQEQRKEDPVKDCVDTEVLHPGEGAEDQTASEDSAPSPGTLVNVKNEEQGESQIENTSLLENPEQVESSEVIDTPGDRAGASLEQSGCLCALDDGIPGPGIGQGGGDALEINNQSKESAEKQEKENQEDCQTNVEEISTEPRQESAPLQVSEVEGQSSADTHEPSGSPTEAVLEAGLTGLGEQVGTVASGPPGCSDDTVSYCEKCVVDATKELDPSIGHDVEKEPARQEAAEPQEVPVPSTEVGGENSEEDGRESRDEEPMEMEVQTIPRSPAASSSPQVAPGLETAAADSEAPAGRDPDGEKDEQQGEALDSSQKKAKNKKKKNKKKKSPVPAETKDTKKEFALQTPDLSEGKEVEQGKPTDQKPAVEVQNEVTENPEQSIETGSNEDVDCPGDPKIESERKFSRDDSDVNAEAGRAVPDGDTVDSEDDAVPSSGTSASDKGLGHGVVGDDAEEDSAAPSRPPGPENEVPGHALLEDQSPSKDANDASQTEDTEGHMTSESLSQTGRKDLDHISLENDDSAPAGKLGDFSSESREEMRGRNGKGRSKEECSVS
- the LRRFIP1 gene encoding leucine-rich repeat flightless-interacting protein 1 isoform X10; its protein translation is MDMGTQGSGRKRLPNRERLTAEDDALNQIAREAEARLAAKRAARAEAREIRMKELERQQKEASDEDERMSVGSRGSLRSQPDLEYGGPYAWTNGYDGELYGSQSLNRRSGGNSSYSGDGRFSTLSSSREETLGLSCSDLGLPRRCFAPKPLSAQNGNRPLYPYSAARPAGSYRASVFPESSLGGARRGNACGSHTPSEPSGHLKSSSRSSSRASSARASPVVEERPEKDFTEKGSRSLPGLSAATLASLGGTSSWRGSGDTSISLDTEASIRELKELNELKDQIQDVEGKYMQGLKEMKDSLAEVEEKYKKAMVSNAQLDNEKTNFMYQVDTLKDTLLELEEQLAESRRQYEEKNKEFEREKHAHSVLQFQFAEVKEALKQREEMLEEIRQLQQKQESYSREISDLQETIEWKDKKIGALERQKEFFDSIRSERDDLREEVVMLKEELKKHGIILNSEIATNGETSDALNNVGYQGSPKMTKEELSALKATGDGTLGRANEVEVESGMVENEGRGAVLQSTGQEQRKEDPVKDCVDTEVLHPGEGAEDQTASEDSAPSPGTLVNVKNEEQGESQIENTSLLENPEQVESSEVIDTPGDRAGASLEQSGCLCALDDGIPGPGIGQGGGDALEINNQSKESAEKQEKENQEDCQTNVEEISTEPRQESAPLQVSEVEGQSSADTHEPSGSPTEAVLEAGLTGLGEQVGTVASGPPGCSDDTVSYCEKCVVDATKELDPSIGHDVEKEPARQEAAEPQEVPVPSTEVGGENSEEDGRESRDEEPMEMEVQTIPRSPAASSSPQVAPGLETAAADSEAPAGRDPDGEKDEQQGEALDSSQKKAKNKKKKNKKKKSPVPAETKDTKKEFALQTPDLSEGKEVEQGKPTDQKPAVEVQNEVTENPEQSIETGSNEDVDCPGDPKIESERKFSRDDSDVNAEAGRAVPDGDTVDSEDDAVPSSGTSASDKGLGHGVVGDDAEEDSAAPSRPPGPENEVPGHALLEDQSPSKDANDASQTEDTEGHMTSESLSQTGRKDLDHISLENDDSAPAGKLGDFSSESREEMRGRNGKGRSKEECSVS
- the LRRFIP1 gene encoding leucine-rich repeat flightless-interacting protein 1 isoform X15 — its product is MDMGTQGSGRKRLPNRERLTAEDDALNQIAREAEARLAAKRAARAEAREIRMKELERQQKEASDEDERMSVGSRGSLRTNGYDGELYGSQSLNRRSGGNSSYSGDGRFSTLSSSREETLGLSCSDLGLPRRCFAPKPLSAQNGNRPLYPYSAARPAGSYRASVFPESSLGGARRGNACGSHTPSEPSGHLKSSSRSSSRASSARASPVVEERPEKDFTEKGSRSLPGLSAATLASLGGTSSWRGSGDTSISLDTEASIRELKELNELKDQIQDVEGKYMQGLKEMKDSLAEVEEKYKKAMVSNAQLDNEKTNFMYQVDTLKDTLLELEEQLAESRRQYEEKNKEFEREKHAHSVLQFQFAEVKEALKQREEMLEEIRQLQQKQESYSREISDLQETIEWKDKKIGALERQKEFFDSIRSERDDLREEVVMLKEELKKHGIILNSEIATNGETSDALNNVGYQGSPKMTKEELSALKATGDGTLGRANEVEVESGMVENEGRGAVLQSTGQEQRKEDPVKDCVDTEVLHPGEGAEDQTASEDSAPSPGTLVNVKNEEQGESQIENTSLLENPEQVESSEVIDTPGDRAGASLEQSGCLCALDDGIPGPGIGQGGGDALEINNQSKESAEKQEKENQEDCQTNVEEISTEPRQESAPLQVSEVEGQSSADTHEPSGSPTEAVLEAGLTGLGEQVGTVASGPPGCSDDTVSYCEKCVVDATKELDPSIGHDVEKEPARQEAAEPQEVPVPSTEVGGENSEEDGRESRDEEPMEMEVQTIPRSPAASSSPQVAPGLETAAADSEAPAGRDPDGEKDEQQGEALDSSQKKAKNKKKKNKKKKSPVPAETKDTKKEFALQTPDLSEGKEVEQGKPTDQKPAVEVQNEVTENPEQSIETGSNEDVDCPGDPKIESERKFSRDDSDVNAEAGRAVPDGDTVDSEDDAVPSSGTSASDKGLGHGVVGDDAEEDSAAPSRPPGPENEVPGHALLEDQSPSKDANDASQTEDTEGHMTSESLSQTGRKDLDHISLENDDSAPAGKLGDFSSESREEMRGRNGKGRSKEECSVS
- the LRRFIP1 gene encoding leucine-rich repeat flightless-interacting protein 1 isoform X28 produces the protein MDMGTQGSGRKRLPNRERLTAEDDALNQIAREAEARLAAKRAARAEAREIRMKELERQQKEASDEDERMSVGSRGSLRNSSYSGDGRFSTLSSSREETLPLYPYSAARPAGSYRASVFPESSLGGARRGNACGSHTPSEPSGHLKSSSRSSSRASSARASPVVEERPEKDFTEKGSRSLPGLSAATLASLGGTSSWRGSGDTSISLDTEASIRELKELNELKDQIQDVEGKYMQGLKEMKDSLAEVEEKYKKAMVSNAQLDNEKTNFMYQVDTLKDTLLELEEQLAESRRQYEEKNKEFEREKHAHSVLQFQFAEVKEALKQREEMLEEIRQLQQKQESYSREISDLQETIEWKDKKIGALERQKEFFDSIRSERDDLREEVVMLKEELKKHGIILNSEIATNGETSDALNNVGYQGSPKMTKEELSALKATGDGTLGRANEVEVESGMVENEGRGAVLQSTGQEQRKEDPVKDCVDTEVLHPGEGAEDQTASEDSAPSPGTLVNVKNEEQGESQIENTSLLENPEQVESSEVIDTPGDRAGASLEQSGCLCALDDGIPGPGIGQGGGDALEINNQSKESAEKQEKENQEDCQTNVEEISTEPRQESAPLQVSEVEGQSSADTHEPSGSPTEAVLEAGLTGLGEQVGTVASGPPGCSDDTVSYCEKCVVDATKELDPSIGHDVEKEPARQEAAEPQEVPVPSTEVGGENSEEDGRESRDEEPMEMEVQTIPRSPAASSSPQVAPGLETAAADSEAPAGRDPDGEKDEQQGEALDSSQKKAKNKKKKNKKKKSPVPAETKDTKKEFALQTPDLSEGKEVEQGKPTDQKPAVEVQNEVTENPEQSIETGSNEDVDCPGDPKIESERKFSRDDSDVNAEAGRAVPDGDTVDSEDDAVPSSGTSASDKGLGHGVVGDDAEEDSAAPSRPPGPENEVPGHALLEDQSPSKDANDASQTEDTEGHMTSESLSQTGRKDLDHISLENDDSAPAGKLGDFSSESREEMRGRNGKGRSKEECSVS
- the LRRFIP1 gene encoding leucine-rich repeat flightless-interacting protein 1 isoform X30, whose protein sequence is MDMGTQGSGRKRLPNRERLTAEDDALNQIAREAEARLAAKRAARAEAREIRMKELERQQKEASDEDERMSVGSRGSLRNSSYSGDGRFSTLSSSREETLASVFPESSLGGARRGNACGSHTPSEPSGHLKSSSRSSSRASSARASPVVEERPEKDFTEKGSRSLPGLSAATLASLGGTSSWRGSGDTSISLDTEASIRELKELNELKDQIQDVEGKYMQGLKEMKDSLAEVEEKYKKAMVSNAQLDNEKTNFMYQVDTLKDTLLELEEQLAESRRQYEEKNKEFEREKHAHSVLQFQFAEVKEALKQREEMLEEIRQLQQKQESYSREISDLQETIEWKDKKIGALERQKEFFDSIRSERDDLREEVVMLKEELKKHGIILNSEIATNGETSDALNNVGYQGSPKMTKEELSALKATGDGTLGRANEVEVESGMVENEGRGAVLQSTGQEQRKEDPVKDCVDTEVLHPGEGAEDQTASEDSAPSPGTLVNVKNEEQGESQIENTSLLENPEQVESSEVIDTPGDRAGASLEQSGCLCALDDGIPGPGIGQGGGDALEINNQSKESAEKQEKENQEDCQTNVEEISTEPRQESAPLQVSEVEGQSSADTHEPSGSPTEAVLEAGLTGLGEQVGTVASGPPGCSDDTVSYCEKCVVDATKELDPSIGHDVEKEPARQEAAEPQEVPVPSTEVGGENSEEDGRESRDEEPMEMEVQTIPRSPAASSSPQVAPGLETAAADSEAPAGRDPDGEKDEQQGEALDSSQKKAKNKKKKNKKKKSPVPAETKDTKKEFALQTPDLSEGKEVEQGKPTDQKPAVEVQNEVTENPEQSIETGSNEDVDCPGDPKIESERKFSRDDSDVNAEAGRAVPDGDTVDSEDDAVPSSGTSASDKGLGHGVVGDDAEEDSAAPSRPPGPENEVPGHALLEDQSPSKDANDASQTEDTEGHMTSESLSQTGRKDLDHISLENDDSAPAGKLGDFSSESREEMRGRNGKGRSKEECSVS
- the LRRFIP1 gene encoding leucine-rich repeat flightless-interacting protein 1 isoform X19 encodes the protein MDMGTQGSGRKRLPNRERLTAEDDALNQIAREAEARLAAKRAARAEAREIRMKELERQQKEIYQVQKKYYGLDTKWGDIEQWMEDSERYSRRSRRNTSASDEDERMSVGSRGSLRSQPDLEYGGPYAWTNGYDGELYGSQSLNRRSGGNSSYSGDGRFSTLSSSREETLGLSCSDLGLPRRCFAPKPLSAQNGNRPLYPYSAARPAGSYRASVFPESSLGGARRGNACGSHTPSEPSGHLKSSSRSSSRASSARASPVVEERPEKDFTEKGSRSLPGLSAATLASLGGTSSWRGSGDTSISLDTEASIRELKELNELKDQIQDVEGKYMQGLKEMKDSLAEVEEKYKKAMVSNAQLDNEKTNFMYQVDTLKDTLLELEEQLAESRRQYEEKNKEFEREKHAHSVLQFQFAEVKEALKQREEMLEKHGIILNSEIATNGETSDALNNVGYQGSPKMTKEELSALKATGDGTLGRANEVEVESGMVENEGRGAVLQSTGQEQRKEDPVKDCVDTEVLHPGEGAEDQTASEDSAPSPGTLVNVKNEEQGESQIENTSLLENPEQVESSEVIDTPGDRAGASLEQSGCLCALDDGIPGPGIGQGGGDALEINNQSKESAEKQEKENQEDCQTNVEEISTEPRQESAPLQVSEVEGQSSADTHEPSGSPTEAVLEAGLTGLGEQVGTVASGPPGCSDDTVSYCEKCVVDATKELDPSIGHDVEKEPARQEAAEPQEVPVPSTEVGGENSEEDGRESRDEEPMEMEVQTIPRSPAASSSPQVAPGLETAAADSEAPAGRDPDGEKDEQQGEALDSSQKKAKNKKKKNKKKKSPVPAETKDTKKEFALQTPDLSEGKEVEQGKPTDQKPAVEVQNEVTENPEQSIETGSNEDVDCPGDPKIESERKFSRDDSDVNAEAGRAVPDGDTVDSEDDAVPSSGTSASDKGLGHGVVGDDAEEDSAAPSRPPGPENEVPGHALLEDQSPSKDANDASQTEDTEGHMTSESLSQTGRKDLDHISLENDDSAPAGKLGDFSSESREEMRGRNGKGRSKEECSVS
- the LRRFIP1 gene encoding leucine-rich repeat flightless-interacting protein 1 isoform X1, giving the protein MDMGTQGSGRKRLPNRERLTAEDDALNQIAREAEARLAAKRAARAEAREIRMKELERQQKEIYQVQKKYYGLDTKWGDIEQWMEDSERYSRRSRRNTSASDEDERMSVGSRGSLRSQPDLEYGGPYAWTNGYDGELYGSQSLNRRSGGNSSYSGDGRFSTLSSSREETLGLSCSDLGLPRRCFAPKPLSAQNGNRPLYPYSAARPAGSYRASVFPESSLGGARRGNACGSHTPSEPSGHLKSSSRSSSRASSARASPVVEERPEKDFTEKGSRSLPGLSAATLASLGGTSSWRGSGDTSISLDTEASIRELKELNELKDQIQDVEGKYMQGLKEMKDSLAEVEEKYKKAMVSNAQLDNEKTNFMYQVDTLKDTLLELEEQLAESRRQYEEKNKEFEREKHAHSVLQFQFAEVKEALKQREEMLEEIRQLQQKQESYSREISDLQETIEWKDKKIGALERQKEFFDSIRSERDDLREEVVMLKEELKKHGIILNSEIATNGETSDALNNVGYQGSPKMTKEELSALKATGDGTLGRANEVEVESGMVENEGRGAVLQSTGQEQRKEDPVKDCVDTEVLHPGEGAEDQTASEDSAPSPGTLVNVKNEEQGESQIENTSLLENPEQVESSEVIDTPGDRAGASLEQSGCLCALDDGIPGPGIGQGGGDALEINNQSKESAEKQEKENQEDCQTNVEEISTEPRQESAPLQVSEVEGQSSADTHEPSGSPTEAVLEAGLTGLGEQVGTVASGPPGCSDDTVSYCEKCVVDATKELDPSIGHDVEKEPARQEAAEPQEVPVPSTEVGGENSEEDGRESRDEEPMEMEVQTIPRSPAASSSPQVAPGLETAAADSEAPAGRDPDGEKDEQQGEALDSSQKKAKNKKKKNKKKKSPVPAETKDTKKEFALQTPDLSEGKEVEQGKPTDQKPAVEVQNEVTENPEQSIETGSNEDVDCPGDPKIESERKFSRDDSDVNAEAGRAVPDGDTVDSEDDAVPSSGTSASDKGLGHGVVGDDAEEDSAAPSRPPGPENEVPGHALLEDQSPSKDANDASQTEDTEGHMTSESLSQTGRKDLDHISLENDDSAPAGKLGDFSSESREEMRGRNGKGRSKEECSVS